The Legionella cincinnatiensis genome includes a region encoding these proteins:
- the bioA gene encoding adenosylmethionine--8-amino-7-oxononanoate transaminase → MVNTEQLITRDLKHVWHPCAQMKDFEICPPLIIEKAQGCYLYTDKGPLIDAISSWWCKSLGHAHPKVIASITAQLNRFEHVIAANTTHPLLVELAEELANITQKQHIFFASDGSSAVEIAMKLAIHANQIKGFSNKNEFIALKNGYHGETLGTMGVSDLGLYKAPYTSFNLKCHFLDNIPYVTGKTDPLWTNCEAYWSSIEKQLEIIGDNVCALIVEPIIQGAGGMLCYSQDFLKKLALWAKSKNIYLITDEIMTGIGRTGEWLAANHAEIEADIICLSKGLTSGSIPLSCIMIDHSIFELFYADYSSGKSFLHSHTYSGNPLAISAALATIRTMHEEKTIAHVQNLGKYMLAALNEVAQLSGKLTNIRGIGAIVAADLEDSAYHRVGNKVYQRALNHGALIRPIGNTLYWLPPLNTSHEIIGKLAEITLKSIEEAYTMP, encoded by the coding sequence ATGGTCAACACTGAACAATTAATTACTCGCGACTTAAAACATGTTTGGCACCCTTGTGCGCAAATGAAAGATTTTGAAATTTGTCCTCCCCTGATTATTGAAAAAGCACAAGGATGTTATCTATATACAGATAAAGGGCCATTAATCGATGCTATTTCAAGCTGGTGGTGTAAATCTTTAGGGCATGCTCATCCTAAAGTAATTGCGTCAATAACTGCCCAACTTAATCGGTTTGAACATGTTATTGCTGCAAATACCACACACCCTTTATTGGTTGAATTAGCAGAGGAATTAGCAAATATTACTCAAAAGCAACATATTTTCTTTGCGAGTGATGGGTCTAGTGCTGTTGAGATCGCCATGAAATTAGCCATTCATGCGAATCAAATCAAAGGCTTTTCCAACAAAAATGAATTTATCGCATTAAAAAATGGCTATCATGGGGAAACACTAGGAACTATGGGCGTTAGCGACCTAGGACTCTACAAAGCACCTTATACATCCTTTAATCTAAAATGCCATTTTCTGGACAATATTCCCTATGTTACAGGGAAAACAGATCCCTTATGGACTAATTGCGAAGCGTATTGGTCTTCTATAGAAAAGCAATTAGAAATAATTGGTGATAATGTCTGCGCCCTTATTGTTGAACCAATAATCCAAGGCGCAGGCGGGATGTTATGCTATAGCCAAGATTTCTTAAAAAAACTAGCTCTATGGGCTAAAAGTAAAAACATTTATCTTATTACTGATGAAATAATGACTGGAATAGGTCGAACTGGTGAATGGCTTGCTGCCAATCATGCTGAAATCGAAGCAGATATTATTTGCCTATCTAAAGGATTGACTTCAGGATCCATCCCTCTAAGTTGTATTATGATCGACCATTCTATTTTTGAACTTTTTTACGCAGATTATTCAAGTGGTAAATCATTTTTACATTCTCATACATACAGTGGTAATCCACTCGCTATAAGTGCCGCTTTAGCAACAATTAGAACAATGCACGAGGAAAAAACAATCGCTCATGTTCAGAATTTAGGCAAATATATGCTAGCGGCCTTAAATGAAGTCGCACAGCTTTCAGGCAAATTAACAAATATTCGTGGAATTGGTGCTATTGTCGCAGCAGATCTTGAAGATTCAGCTTATCATAGAGTAGGGAATAAAGTTTATCAGCGCGCATTAAATCATGGTGCATTGATAAGACCAATAGGAAATACGCTTTATTGGCTTC